From a single Jatrophihabitans sp. genomic region:
- a CDS encoding PadR family transcriptional regulator yields MLEIPILGLLSEAPMHGYELRKRLSTLLGAFRAFSYGSLYPSLRRLQEAGWIDEEAPLEEPAGGFSGRSRRGKRVYRLTAEGKEHFAELLAEVGPDAYDDEGFGTRLAFFAQTRSDIRLQILEGRKQRMTEQADGMRSSLARTRERMDRYTLQLQEHGLESADREVRWLTELIETERRSPNTGPTQH; encoded by the coding sequence ATGTTGGAGATCCCCATCCTGGGCCTGCTCAGCGAGGCTCCGATGCACGGCTACGAGTTGCGCAAGCGGCTGTCCACCCTGCTGGGAGCGTTCCGGGCCTTCTCCTACGGTTCGCTGTACCCGTCCTTGCGGCGGTTGCAGGAAGCCGGCTGGATCGACGAGGAGGCGCCGCTGGAAGAGCCGGCCGGCGGCTTCAGCGGCCGGTCCCGGCGCGGCAAGCGGGTCTACCGGTTGACCGCTGAGGGCAAGGAGCACTTCGCCGAGCTGCTGGCCGAAGTCGGACCCGACGCCTATGACGACGAGGGCTTCGGCACCCGGCTGGCCTTCTTCGCCCAGACCCGCTCCGACATCCGGCTGCAGATCCTGGAGGGTCGCAAGCAGCGGATGACCGAGCAGGCCGACGGCATGCGCAGCTCGCTGGCCAGGACCCGGGAGCGAATGGACCGCTACACCCTGCAGTTGCAAGAGCACGGGCTCGAATCGGCGGACCGGGAAGTCCGGTGGCTGACCGAGTTGATCGAGACCGAGCGCCGGAGCCCGAACACCGGCCCCACTCAACACTGA
- a CDS encoding inositol-3-phosphate synthase, with protein MGSENATSAAGRIRVAIVGVGNCAASLVQGVHFYRDADPSGNVPGLMHVKFGDYHVSDIDFVAAFDVDAKKVGRDLSEAIVASENNTIKLCDVPPLDVPVQRGPTLDGLGKYYRLTIDESDYEPVDVVKVLKDQAVDVMICYLPVGSEDAAKFYAQCAIDAKVGFVNALPVFIAGTPEWAAKFEEAGVPIVGDDIKSQVGATITHRVLAKLFEDRGVVLDRTYQLNVGGNMDFKNMLERDRLESKKISKTQAVTSNMQHDLGARNVHIGPSDYVQWLDDRQWAYVRLEGRAFGEVPLNLEYKLEVWDSPNSAGIIIDALRAAKIAMDRGVGGP; from the coding sequence ATGGGTTCGGAAAACGCAACGTCGGCCGCCGGTCGCATCCGCGTCGCCATCGTCGGCGTCGGCAACTGTGCCGCATCGCTGGTGCAGGGCGTGCACTTCTACCGTGACGCCGACCCCTCGGGGAACGTTCCCGGGCTGATGCACGTCAAGTTCGGCGACTACCACGTCAGCGACATCGACTTCGTCGCCGCCTTCGACGTCGACGCCAAGAAGGTCGGCCGCGACCTGTCCGAGGCCATCGTCGCCTCGGAGAACAACACCATCAAGCTCTGCGACGTCCCCCCGCTGGACGTGCCGGTGCAGCGGGGGCCCACCCTGGACGGCTTGGGCAAGTACTACCGCCTGACCATCGACGAGTCCGACTACGAGCCGGTGGACGTGGTCAAGGTCCTCAAGGACCAGGCCGTCGACGTGATGATCTGCTACCTCCCGGTGGGTTCGGAGGACGCCGCGAAGTTCTACGCCCAGTGCGCCATCGACGCCAAGGTCGGCTTCGTCAACGCCCTGCCGGTGTTCATCGCCGGCACCCCGGAGTGGGCGGCCAAGTTCGAAGAGGCCGGCGTGCCGATCGTCGGCGACGACATCAAGTCCCAGGTCGGAGCCACCATCACCCACCGGGTGCTGGCCAAGCTGTTCGAGGACCGCGGCGTGGTGCTGGACCGCACCTACCAGCTCAACGTCGGCGGCAACATGGACTTCAAGAACATGCTCGAGCGCGACCGGCTGGAGTCGAAGAAGATCTCCAAGACCCAGGCCGTCACCTCGAACATGCAGCACGACCTCGGCGCCCGCAACGTCCACATCGGCCCGTCGGACTACGTCCAGTGGCTCGATGACCGCCAGTGGGCCTACGTCCGGCTCGAGGGCCGCGCGTTCGGCGAGGTGCCGCTGAACCTGGAGTACAAGCTCGAGGTCTGGGACTCACCGAACTCGGCCGGCATCATCATCGACGCCCTGCGCGCGGCCAAGATCGCCATGGACCGGGGCGTCGGCGGCCCCA